The following coding sequences lie in one Methylotuvimicrobium alcaliphilum 20Z genomic window:
- a CDS encoding transposase family protein — protein sequence MNQAQIQIPLDLPNVRVEKYEQTDKGLVITVVSTCTTAVCRQCGRTIDKFHGYDKAITLRHLPIFDRPVWIRIRPKRFQCTYCDKGPTTSQRCEWYEPKSPHTKAYENWILRELVNSTLSDVSLKQDLSVECIEGTLDRHIQRQVDWSVVPNLA from the coding sequence ATGAATCAAGCGCAGATACAAATACCGCTGGATTTACCCAATGTCCGTGTCGAGAAATACGAACAAACCGACAAGGGCTTGGTGATCACAGTCGTTAGCACCTGTACTACGGCGGTGTGCCGGCAATGCGGTCGAACCATCGATAAATTTCACGGTTACGACAAAGCGATTACGTTACGGCATTTGCCCATCTTTGACCGGCCGGTCTGGATTCGCATCCGGCCGAAGCGCTTTCAATGCACCTACTGTGACAAAGGGCCGACCACGTCCCAGCGCTGCGAGTGGTATGAACCCAAAAGCCCGCATACCAAAGCCTATGAAAATTGGATTCTACGCGAGTTGGTTAATAGCACGCTCAGTGACGTCAGCCTGAAACAGGATCTGAGTGTCGAATGTATTGAGGGTACCCTGGATCGTCATATTCAGCGGCAAGTGGACTGGTCGGTGGTACCCAATTTGGCGTAG
- a CDS encoding transposase, whose product MWAFLKPWAALTEEQQVMLLLLFQYAAILRDVYVQREMLTGIFEQRQSKAQAEQALTQWLGRIKALGLECFAPFITTLDNWRDKITNYFIGRETSGFVEGLNNKIKVIKRRCYGIYNLGRLFQHIWLDVQGRRVFFANH is encoded by the coding sequence ATGTGGGCTTTCCTAAAACCCTGGGCAGCGCTAACAGAAGAACAGCAAGTGATGTTATTGCTGCTGTTTCAGTATGCAGCGATATTGAGAGACGTGTATGTGCAACGGGAAATGCTGACCGGTATTTTTGAGCAGCGACAGAGTAAAGCCCAGGCCGAACAAGCCTTAACGCAATGGCTGGGGCGAATCAAGGCATTGGGCTTAGAATGTTTTGCGCCTTTTATCACCACGTTGGATAACTGGCGGGATAAGATCACCAACTATTTTATTGGACGCGAAACCAGCGGCTTTGTTGAAGGGCTGAACAATAAAATCAAAGTGATCAAGCGCCGCTGCTATGGCATTTATAATCTGGGTCGATTATTCCAGCATATTTGGCTGGATGTCCAGGGGCGCCGGGTCTTTTTTGCGAATCACTAG